From the genome of Peptoniphilus sp. ING2-D1G:
CCGATACCAAAATCAAATTCTTTTTTTTCATAATTAATCCTCCTTGACTTAAACAGTATATCACAAAGTGTAAGGCATAAAAAGAATATAAGTTTATTGATAGTGGCATAAATATAAATTTATGTTATGCTTTATTTAGATGATAAAAATATTTAGAGGTGAAAAATGTCCGGCAAAAGAATTGAATTTGTAGACACCACATTAAGAGATGCTCACCAAAGTCTGATGGCGACAAGGTTAAGTTGGAATGACTTCAAAGACAGTTTGGAGTTGATGGATGAAGCGGGATATAAAGCTTTAGAGTGTTGGGGAGGAGCTACCTTCGATTCCTGCATCAGATTTTTAGGAGAAGATCCCTGGGAAAGGCTTAGAAATATAAAATCAAAGCTTAAAAATACCAAGACGCAGATGCTCCTTAGAGGTCAAAATCTATTGGGATATAAAAATTACCCCGACGATATAGTAGAAAAATTTGTTGAACTCTCCATAAAAAACGGAATCGACATAGTGAGAGTTTTTGATGCGTTAAATGATTTGAGAAACTTAGAGGTATCCATTGAATCAGTAAAAAAATACGCAGGAGAAGTACAAGTTGCTATCGCTTATACAGTTTCCGATATACATAGCACACAGTACTACATTGACCTTTGTAAAGACATTTTGGAAATGGGAGCCGATTCCATAGCAATTAAGGATATGTCCGGCATTTTGACACCATATAAAGCCTATGAGTTGGTAAAATCCATAAAAACCCTAACGGACTTGCCTCTGGAAATACATTCTCACTGCGCCGCCGGAATGGCTCAGATGAGTTATTTAAAGTCCATTGAAGCGGGTGCCGATATCATAGATACCGCCATATCTCCCTTTGCAGGAGGGACATCTCAGCCGGCGGCTGAAGCTATGCACGTAGTTATAAAGGAAATGGGCTATACCAGTCCTTTGAATCTTGAAAAACTGGAAGAATTGGCGAGTTTTTTTGCAAAGGTTAAGGAAAAATACATAGAGAAGGGAACCATTCCCGTAAAATTGCTCTCTTCAGATCCTAAAGGATTGATTTATCAAGTTCCTGGAGGAATGTTGTCAAATCTGTATTCTCAACTGAAAAGCATGGGTAAAGTAGATTGTTTTGAAAAAGTATTAAATGAAATTCCCCACGTCAGAAAGGATTTGGGATATCCGCCACTGGTAACCCCCATGAGTCAAATGGTCGGCTCTCAAGCTACATTTAATGTGATCATGGGAGAAAGATACAAAATGGTGCCGACGGAAATCAAGGAGTATCTTAGAGGATTTTACGGCAAAAGTCCGGCGCCTATAGATGAAGACTTTAAAAGAAGCATTATAGGAGACCTCAGCGTAATAAAAGACAGACCGGCCAACCATTTAGATCCATTATATGATAGTTACAAAGAGGAATACGGAGATAAATTAAAGAGCGAAGAAGACTTGATGACATATATATTATTCCCTGAAGCGGCGGAAGAATTTTTTAAAAGTAAATATGCATAAAACAGATAGATTTTTAAAAGTAAATATGCATAAAACAGATAGATTTTTAAAAATAAGTGCATAAACATTGGTCAGAGACATCAACATGTAAAAAGACCCCTTACTATAAATTTAAATTAAGAGCCTTTTTTTACGAAGGCTTTTTTTATACAATTTTTACCATTAGTAAAAAACACATGAATCTAAGCCCATTATAAAATAAAATAATATACGAAACAGGGCTTATATGATATAATAAAGCAATAAAACGATTTCATATTTACTACAACATATAGGAGGTTTATAAATGAAAGTTTACAGTACGGAGATGGTTAGAAACTTAGCTTTAGTAGGGCATAGTGGAAGTGGAAAAACAAATTTAACAGAAGCTATGCTATTTCAGACAGGTGCTACAAAAAAATTAGGCAGTGTTTCAGACAAGAACACTCTAAGTGATTTCTCCAAGGAGGAAATGGAAAGAGGTTCATCGATAGGAACGAGCATTATTCCCATAGAATGGAGAAATTACAAAGTAAACGTCATCGATACTCCCGGATATCTTGACTTTGTCGGAGAAGCCTACGGAGCTTTGCGTGCATCTGAAGCTGTATTGATGGTTGTAGATGCCACAGCAGGTGTTGAAGTCGGCACGGAAAGAATGTGGAAGTACACTGAAAAAATCGGAATGCCAAGAATAGTATTCGTAAATAAAATAGATGGAGAAAATGTAAATTTCAGAAGATTGATGGAAGAATTGGAAAATGCCTTCGGCAAAAAAGTTGTTCCCTTTTCAATTCCAATAGGAGAAGGAGAAAACTTCATAGGCGTTACAGATGTAATTTTCCAAAAGGGTTTTAAATACGTAAATGGAGCTCCGGAAGAGATTGAATTAACTCACGATCAAGTAAAAGCCACAGAAAGAATTTATGAAGAGATAGCGGAAGTCGCGGCAGGTTCTGATGAAGTTTTAATGGAAAAATATTTTTCAGGTGAAAAATTCACAAGAGAAGATCTCTTAAGAGGAGTTACCTCCGCGTTATTGTCGGGAGAAGCAGTTCCACTTCTTGTGGGATCAGGAGAAAAAGGTATCGGAATAGATATTTTATTAAATACCATAGTCAACTACATGCCGGCACCCAACGATGAAAGAGCGCATTTAGGATTTAGAGTCGAAGAAGGAGAACCCAAAAAAGTATCCGCCGATGAACCCTTCTCATCGGTTATTTTCAAAACCATCACAGACCCCTTTGTGGGAAAAATTTCAATATTTAAAGTTATTTCCGGCAAAATCACAAAAAACACAGCTCTTTATAACTCCACAAAGGACACCAATGAGAAACTTGGCGGACTCTATGCAATGAGAGGCAAAAAGCAATTCGAAGTTGAAGAAATTCAAGCAGGTGACATAGGAGCCACTACAAAACTTCAAGAATCGGAAACAGGAGATACTTTATGCGATAAGTCCAACAAAATAATCTATAAAAAGATTAAATATCCAACTCCGGTATTATTCTATGCCATCGAACCTAAGACAAAGGGAGATGAAGAAAAACTATCCACCTCTCTTAGAAGATTAAGAGAAGAAGATCCAAGTTTTGTAATTGAAAGAAATGCTGAGACAAAACAACTCACCATCGGAGGACAAGGGCAAGTACAACTTGATGTAATTCTTGAAAAACTTAAAAACACCTTCGGAGTTGAAGTAAATATAATTCCCTTTATAATTCCCTACAGAGAAACCATCAGAGGAACGGCATCAGTTCAAGGAAAGCACAAAAAACAATCGGGTGGAGCGGGCCAATACGGAGATGTTTGGATCAGATTTGAACCCATAGAAGAAGGATTTGAATTCGCCGAAGAAGTATTCGGAGGATCAGTGCCGAAGAATTACTTCCCGGCAGTGGAAAAGGGAATCATAGAATCCAAGGAAAAGGGAGTACTTGCAGGCTATCCCGTCACCAATTTCAAAGCCGTATTATACGACGGATCCTATCATGATGTAGACTCCAATGAAATTTCCTTTAAATTGGCGGCATCTCTTGCCTTCAAGAAAGGTATGCAAGAAGCGAAACCCGTCCTTCTTGAACCCATTATGAAAGTGGAAGTATCAATTCCCGACTCATATCTTGGAGATGTAATGGGAGATATGAATAAGCGTCGTGGAAGAATTTTGGGAATGGACCAACAGGGAGACGGCTCTCAAATATTGATAGCTGAAGCTCCGCAAGCCGAAATGTTTGAATACTCCATTGACCTAAGAGCCATGACACAGGGAAGAGGAACCTTTACAATGGAATTTGTAAGATATGAAGAAGTTCCTGCAAATATTTCAGAAAAAATAGTAGCTGAAGCAAATAACAAAGAAGAATAATTTGTTAAAATCAAATAACTGATAATAAAAAACCCGGCATAATGTACTGACCCCCTAAAGTTGGACCAGCAAATTCAACTTTAGGGGGTTTTTATGCAAAAATTCCTAAATCATACAATCAACTTGAATAATCAACGCTAACAACGACGGGCGGACGAAGGCGGCCGCCCCTACGGAAAACATGAACAATCAAATAACCAACGCAGGGGACGATGCCCTCATCGTCCCGAATAATTCACTGACCCTACAATCAATTTGAATCATAAACGCTAATGACGACGGGCGGACGAAGGCGGCCGCCCCTACGGAAAACATGAACAATCAAATAACCAACGTAGGGGACGATGCCCTCATCGTCCCGAATAATTCACTGACCCTACAATCAATTTGAATCATAAATGCTAACGACGACGGGCGGACGAAGGCGGCCGCCCCTACGGAAAACATGAACAATCAAATAACCAACGTAGGGGACGATGCCTTCATCGTCCCGAATAATTCACTGACCCTACAATCAATTTGAATCATAAACGCTAATGACGACGGGCGGACGAAGGCGGCCGCCCCTACGGAAAACATGAATAATCAAATGCCTAACGTAGGGGATGATGCCTTCATCGTCCCGAAATACGAACAAAATGCAAATAACTTATTTTAAATCAATCCCATGGCATACTCAACCACGAAAGCCACAATAACCACAAGTGCTGAAATTATAAAACCGTGGACCATAGGAGCGGTTCCCGATTTTTTCATATCAGACAAACGGGTATTAAGCCCTATTGCCCCAAGAGCGCAAATCATCAAAAATTTGCTTATGGATTTCAAAACCTCCGAAAGCTCAACAGATATAATTCCCACACTGTGAAGAACAGACATGATTAAAAATCCGACAATAAACCACGGAAAAATATCCGACACCTTTACGCTTACATTTTTATGGGCAGATGAATTTTTAAACTTCAAATGATTGTTAATAAAGGCAAAAATTATAACAGTAGGGATAATGACAAGAGTTCTTGTAAGCTTTACCATAGTTGCAAAATCTCCCGCAGCCTCACTGAAGGCATATCCTGCAGCCACAACCGATGATGTGTCATTTACAGCAGTACCTGTCCACAGACCGTAGGCAATGTCAGATAACCCCATGTATCTTCCGGCAATGGGGAATAAAACTATCATAAAAATATCAAATATAAAAGTTGCACTTATGGCATAGGCGACATCCACATCTTCAGCCTCAATTACCGGCGCTATAGCCGCAACGGCAGATCCGCCACATATTCCCGTGCCTGCAGAAATTAAATTTGATAACTTCCAATTAAGTCCGAGAGCTTTCCCTACGAAATATCCTCCGCCAAAACACGTAAGTAGAGTAAAAAACATTACATAAACAGACATTCTGCCCACATTAAAAATTGTGTTGACATTAAGGCTTGCGCCAAGCAATATAATTGCAAACTTCAGCACTCTCTTAGATGTAAAGGAAATACCTTTTTTAAACTCAGTTCTTTCACCTGTGTAGTTGTTAATAAACATCCCTATAAAAAGCGCAATGACCGATGCACCTATAACAGACTGGGGAATGAGCGACTCCGCAAACTTTGATATAGTTGCAATTATTAGTACCAGGACAAATCCCGGGAAAATAGAATCTTTAAAACTAAAATTTTTCAAGTAAATCTCCTTTCATAATGTATAATGAGTATACTTTATCATCAATCGGTGATAAAATATAATTATCATTAATAATACATTGATAACTAAAATTTATTAGGAGAAATATGGATCAAAGATTAATCACATTTTTAACCTTGTGCAAGACTATGAATTACAGAGTGACAGCACAAAAGCTTCACTTGACACAACCGGCAGTCACAAAGCAAATTCAATCCCTTGAAAGGGAATTGGATACTAAATTATTTACATATGAAAAAAACAAATTAAAAAGGTCGGAGGATTCCTATACTTTAGAAAATTATGCCGTATCCTTTCAGTTTAACTACGAAAGTCTGTTGCACAAGCTCAAACACAAAGGCAAACAAACGCTCAGAATAGGAATCACAAAAACAGTTGGGGATATAGTGATTTTAGAACCGCTGAAAAAATACATTGAAAACTCCGATGACGATATAGAACTTTCCGTTGACAATACCGACAATCTTTTTAAAAAATTAAAAGACAACAAAAAAGATTTTTTGATTGTGGAAGGAATTTTTGACAAAAATGCATATGACCATTTCCTATATTCAAGGGAATTTTTTACGGGAATTTGTTCCATAAAAAATAAATTGGCAAATAAAAAAGTAAACTTAAAACAAATATTTGACGAAACGATACTCATAAGAGAGAAGGGCTCAGGCAACAGAAACCTTTTGGAAACAGAATTAAACAGATGCGGGTACAATATAGAAAATTTCAGCAGAACAATAAACGTAAGCAATATAAACATAATAAGAGAGCTACTGCTTGAAAATTTGGGAATAACTGTCGGATATGACAGGATAATACACAAAATGGACGATCTGGCTACATTTGAAATTGAAGGAGTGAGCAGGTACCATGAATTTAATATAGTAAGTTTAAAAAATACATCAGGCATAAAAAAAGCTGAGCGATTTTTAGATCTAAAGGAGAAATAGTGAAGGATAATATTACATTTATATTAAATTTTTTAAGAATCCCTTAGATTTTTATTAAAGAAATTTTCAAAAACACACTTATAAGGCTCTATTTTACAGGTTTCCCACAATAACATAAATTGTTTGTCAACAAAAATTTACAACCTCTTAACGTGTTAATGCCTTTTATTTAATTGACTTTTAGGGTAAACTAAAGGTACATATACTATTTATGTTATATAGCAATCAATTGATGTATTCAGACTGGGAGGAGTGGTAGTTAGAACGGTTAATACTTGACTAACAATAGTTAAAAAATTTAAAAGTAAATAAAGGAGAGAGTAATAATGAGAAAAAAACTTATGCCATTGCTTTTAGCATTTGTAATGGTTTTTTCAGCTTTACAGACCTCTGCTTTTGCTGAAGTAGTTGCAGACTCAACAGAACCTGCACCTGCAGCAACTGAAGCAGCAGTAGAAGAAACCGCACAACCGGAAGCACCGGCAAATACTGAAGAAGTTGCATCTGAAGTTGTGGCTGAAGAAACCGTAACTGAAGTTGCGCCTGAAGAAGCAGCGCTTGAAGTTGCACCTGCAAAAGTTTTTGCACAACCTCAAATGGCACCTGTGTTATTACAGGCTACTATACCTGTTAATAGTGTGACCATCACACCTTCAAATCTGGATATGATTGTAGGAGATGTTAAAACTCTAAGTGCTACGATAGATCCTGCTGATGCTACAAACCAGAACTTATCATGGTTTAGCAATAATTCGAGTGTAGCGGAAATTGATAATAGTGGAGTAGTTACAGCTGTAGGACCAGGAACTGCTACTATAAGTGTAACAGCAGATGGCGGTGTATCTGATACAGTAAATGTTACAGTTACTGCGGCATCATCTGTAGTAACAGGCATTGTAACCACACCTAGTACAATATCGGACATCAGAGTAGGAGAAACGGGAAGAGTATTTACTGCCAAAGTTCTACCTACAAGTGCAAGTCAAGCGGTTACATGGTCAAGTTCTGATCCTACAATTCTGTCAATAGGTCAAAGTACCGGTACATTGACTGCTTTTAAAGAAGGAACAGTTGTTATTACAGCAACTTCTGTTGCAGATCCTACTGTAGAAGCAACAATAACCGTAGTGGTAAACCCTGCTTCAGCTCCCGTTGGTACAGGCAAAATTTACAATGTAGATGTATATTACAACAAAGTGACAGGATATGCTCCCAGATATTCGACTGTAAAACTTTATAAAAATGGAGTTTATTTGGGATCCGACACAGCTGATGGAGCAGGATATTTCAGCATAGCTAACAGTTTTGGATATTATGGCGGTTACTATGACGGTGGATATTGGTATGACGGAAAATGGTATGACTACTATGACTACTATAACGGCGGATATTGGTATGACGGAAAATGGTATGACTACTATGACTACTATAACGGCGGATATCGCTATTATGATTTAAGCGGTTATGAACTACAAGCTTATGATGGAACTACTTTACTTGACACTTACTATTTGAGTAGTGCTAATGCGCATTATGATTACAACAGATATTGGGGATGGAACTATTACTATCCGGACTATCCGAACTATTATTCATATTACAACACCAAAGTTTATCCAACATCACTCAGCTTAAATTACTCAGATGATGTAGTGAACGGATACCTTAGATCTTATCCCAACACCTATGTATCAGTTTACAGAGATGGAACTTATCTTGGATCAGGATACACTAACGGAAATGGATATTTCAATATTTCTCTTAACAGAAGCGTATCAGGTGTAGGAGTATTGGATTTCTATATTGGAGATAGATATGGAACATATGATGAATCCTACGGAAATAGAATTTATCCATGGAGCCTTTCAACATCCAGCTACAATGTAAGCGGATACTATAATCCGAACACCAGCGTAAGAGCATATTATGACGGCAAATATATTGGATCCGATGTAACAGATTCTGATGGATATTTCAGTATTTCATCAAGCACAAGAATTTACAACGATGCAAATTTGAAATTCTATTCTGACAGCAGTGTAGTTTCCACAACTACTAAAGATACCTATAAAACTGAGATAACCATAGGTAGCGGAGCTCTTAATAAGACTGTAAACGGAGTTACTACTACGACTTACATGGATGTTGCAGCTTATATCAAAGACGGAAGAACAATGCTTCCAATCAGATTTGTTGCTGAATCTTTGGGATACTATGTAACATTTAACGATGCTACAAGAAATGCGACATTCTCAGACGGAAACAAAGTAGTTGTTTTAAATATTGACTCTGATGAGTATTATGTTGATGGAGTTAAACACACTTTCAGCGTAAAACCTGAAATAAGATCAGGAAGAACGATGCTTCCGATTTCTGAAATAGGAAGAGCTCTTGGACTTACTCATGGCAACAAGGGTGAAGGCAAGAACATCGAATGGGATGCTGTAAACCAAAAAGTAACAATCAGCGTTACAAAAAGCAAATAATCATAAATTAAATCTACCGGATTTCCCGGTAGATTTTTTATATTTCTTAAGCTCATAATACGGGATGATGTGGGCATCGTCCCCTACATTGGTTGATTTATTTTTTATTTTTCGGGACTGAGGGCATAGTCCCTTACAATTTTCATATTTATATTTATGTTTCGTAGGGGCGGCTGCCTTCATCCGCCCGTTATATTGAATTAAGTCGTAATAATTATTTTTTAATTTCCTGTTTTTTATCATATTATAAAACTTTGTTATATCTTTAATAATAGTTGAAAATAAAAATTATTTAATATACACTAATATTAGTAAATTTAGAGGACATTAATACAAAGGAGAGATATTTAATGAAAGCTTTAATAGTTGATTATGTTTCTGAAAACATTCCTAAGGAATTGGGAGAACTTGGATTTGAAGTAGACAAAGAAATGCTTCCCACATCTGAAAAATTGGCTGAAATTATTGAACCCTATGATCTTTTAGTTATGAGAGTAGATCCTTTCATAGATAAAAATGTGTTGGATGCTGCTAAAAACTTAAAGGCGATAATGGTAGGTTCAGTAGGAACAAACCACATTGACCTTGAATACGCAAAGGAAAAGGGAATAGAAGTTCACAATTCACCGGGACAAAACTCAAATGCAGTAGCGGAACTTGTATTCTGTAAAGCGCTTGACTTGTTCAGAAATTCTTACCAAGCACAATATGAAATCAAAGAAAAGGGAATCTGGAACAAATATAGATGGATTGGAAGAGAACTTAGAAATAAGACCATGGGTATCTTAGGATACGGTGCAATAGGCAGAAGAGTTGCTGAAATAGCTCACGTGTTCCACATGGATGTCGTATCTTACGACCCCTACTTCGACCCTAAGAACAATCCTTATGACTATGTTAAGTTAACAGATTTTGATGAAGTTATCAAAGTATCTGATGTAATCACTCTTCACCTTCCTCTTACACCGGAAACCAAAAATATGATTTCAGATGAACAAATGGAAGCTATGAAAGACGGAGCAATACTTATCAACGCGGCTCGTGGTGGAGTTATAGATGAAGAAGCTCTTTATAAATATATCAAAAACGGTAAATTAGGCGGAGCAAACTTGGATACATTGGCTGATGAATTGGGAACAGGCGGACTTGATACACAAGATGTTCAAATCAGCTCTCCTTTATTTGAACTTGACAGAGTATACATTACTCCACATATCGGTGGCTCTACAATTGATGCACAAGATGACATAGGTAAAGTAGTAATAGCAAATGTTAAGAAAGTTTTTAATCTATAATTTAAAATAAATTTTGAATTTAAACACCTTGATTTTTCAAGGTGTTTTTTATGTTATAATGAAAAAGAGGTGGGTTATGAGAGCAAAATCCTATGGGAAAATAAATCTGAGTTTGGATGTTATTTCTAAAAGACGGGATGGATATCACAATATAAAGACCATTATGCAAAAAATTTCCCTATATGATGAGATGGAATTTATAAAGATAAAAAGGGGATTTAAATTTCTTTCAAATGTGGACGAATTGGACAATGAAGACAATTTAGTTTACAAGGCTCATAATCTTTTGGAAACCTACACAGGCAAAAAACTTCCCATAGAAATACATCTTAAGAAAAACTTGCCCATGGCTTCAGGACTTGCAGGGGGAACGGGCAACGGTGCTTTGACCTTAAGGGCTTTAAATAAAATTTACCGATTGGGAATAAGCCTGGAGGAACTTTGCAAAGAGTCTTTAAAACTCGGGGCGGATTTTCCCTATATGCTGGTGGGTGGAACTATACTTGCCGAGGGTATAGGCGAAAAACTCGAAGTCATTGACGACTTTTGCGGACAGGATCTATTAATAGTAAATCCCGGATATGGAATATCCACAAAGAAGGTTTATGAAAATCTGGATATTGACAATGACAGAATTGATTTTGATGCAATAAGAGAAGCTTTAAAAACTAAGAATTTTTTTAAATTATCGAAATTTTTACAAAATAAGATGGAATCTTCAGTGTTTAAAAATCATCCCGATTTATCGGATATAAAGAAGAAGTTAAAAGAATTCGGAGGAATACCGCTTATGAGCGGTTCCGGAGCAACCATGTTTGCCATTTTTGATGACAGGGTAAATTTAAATAAAGCTTATGATTATTACAAGGATTTATACAAGTATACATATATGGCTAAAACCGTAGGTGGAGAAGATGAACTATAATATTGCTTTGATAGATGATGGAATCGGTTCGGTTGAATTTATGAGAGAACTGAAGAAAAGATACAGTAACAGCGCTTTGCTTGTCGATAATAAAAATTATCCCTATTCTCTTAGAAAAAAGAGCATTTTTGCCATGTCCATTAAATTGTTAAGTAAACTAAAAGCTGAAAACTACATAGTTACAAATCCCGCCATTGCAGTTAATTTAGAAAAATCAAACAGAAATGTAATAAGTGGATTAAAGAGATTTTATGATTCAATAGATGCGAGTGCCATCGTACTTACAAACAAATATTTTGCAGATTATTTAAAAAAGATGCATGGAGAAATGAATTCCGAAGATGCGCAGATTTTATCCAACCAGGTTCAAACTTTCGGTGTGCAAGAGTATGTAGTAAAGAATATTTTGGACTATTATTTAAAGGGATATAAGAATGTATATTTTATGGATTCAAACTTCTATGTTCTCAAAGATTTTATATTAGATACATATTCCGACAAAAACATATATTTCATACAGGACTTCATCATGGATGAATTAAAGGATTTAAACTTTGACAAAAATGTGAAAAATAACTTGAAAATATTTGTCACTGCGGACAGAAGAAGCACTTATTTAAATTTGGAAGATATTTACGGAGAATCCTATGTGGGTATAAAAAATATAGTGCTTTGATTATTTACATATGATTGTATTGTGTTATAATTTTTTTCAGGAGGGGCAGCAGAGGGCTGCTTTTTTTATAATGAATACAGATAGATTGGATGAATTTCAAAGTATAGTTGAAGAGCTTTACTATGGATTTGACCAAAGATATTTTAAATATTTAAACGGAGGCATAGTAATAGAAGAGGGTGTGTGTTATCATCCCGCCTCAAAGGACAAAGATCTGTTGGTGCTCGGAGCATACAAAAGGGATATAGTGGGCAATTCCATCATACTTTACTACGGATCCTTCATGGAGATGTACGGATATTTAACGAGGGAAGATTTAGAAGAAAGAATAAGTGATACCTTGCGACACGAGTTGACACACCATCTTGAATTTTTAGCAAGGGAAAATGATCTTGAAATAGAAGATTTGGAATATATTCAAAGGTATAAGGAGAGACGATGAATAAAATTCTTGGACACATGTATAAATTTGTCGGAATATTAATAGATTACATATTAAGGGCAGTGATTTTTGTAGTAAATGCTTTGGTGAGTGTTTTTAAGTCCTTTAGAGAGATGTTGGGGCTTATTCTTTCCATGGGCGGATGTCTTTTTATAATGCTTTTATTCAACCCCTTTGTACTGTACAGTATTTTAAGGAATCCCCTTTTGATGACATTGATAATGCTGTCGATTGTG
Proteins encoded in this window:
- the pycB gene encoding Pyruvate carboxylase subunit B (Oxaloacetate <=> pyruvate + CO(2); High confidence in function and specificity), which translates into the protein MSGKRIEFVDTTLRDAHQSLMATRLSWNDFKDSLELMDEAGYKALECWGGATFDSCIRFLGEDPWERLRNIKSKLKNTKTQMLLRGQNLLGYKNYPDDIVEKFVELSIKNGIDIVRVFDALNDLRNLEVSIESVKKYAGEVQVAIAYTVSDIHSTQYYIDLCKDILEMGADSIAIKDMSGILTPYKAYELVKSIKTLTDLPLEIHSHCAAGMAQMSYLKSIEAGADIIDTAISPFAGGTSQPAAEAMHVVIKEMGYTSPLNLEKLEELASFFAKVKEKYIEKGTIPVKLLSSDPKGLIYQVPGGMLSNLYSQLKSMGKVDCFEKVLNEIPHVRKDLGYPPLVTPMSQMVGSQATFNVIMGERYKMVPTEIKEYLRGFYGKSPAPIDEDFKRSIIGDLSVIKDRPANHLDPLYDSYKEEYGDKLKSEEDLMTYILFPEAAEEFFKSKYA
- a CDS encoding Hypothetical protein (Frameshift; Family membership): MRKKLMPLLLAFVMVFSALQTSAFAEVVADSTEPAPAATEAAVEETAQPEAPANTEEVASEVVAEETVTEVAPEEAALEVAPAKVFAQPQMAPVLLQATIPVNSVTITPSNLDMIVGDVKTLSATIDPADATNQNLSWFSNNSSVAEIDNSGVVTAVGPGTATISVTADGGVSDTVNVTVTAASSVVTGIVTTPSTISDIRVGETGRVFTAKVLPTSASQAVTWSSSDPTILSIGQSTGTLTAFKEGTVVITATSVADPTVEATITVVVNPASAPVGTGKIYNVDVYYNKVTGYAPRYSTVKLYKNGVYLGSDTADGAGYFSIANSFGYYGGYYDGGYWYDGKWYDYYDYYNGGYWYDGKWYDYYDYYNGGYRYYDLSGYELQAYDGTTLLDTYYLSSANAHYDYNRYWGWNYYYPDYPNYYSYYNTKVYPTSLSLNYSDDVVNGYLRSYPNTYVSVYRDGTYLGSGYTNGNGYFNISLNRSVSGVGVLDFYIGDRYGTYDESYGNRIYPWSLSTSSYNVSGYYNPNTSVRAYYDGKYIGSDVTDSDGYFSISSSTRIYNDANLKFYSDSSVVSTTTKDTYKTEITIGSGALNKTVNGVTTTTYMDVAAYIKDGRTMLPIRFVAESLGYYVTFNDATRNATFSDGNKVVVLNIDSDEYYVDGVKHTFSVKPEIRSGRTMLPISEIGRALGLTHGNKGEGKNIEWDAVNQKVTISVTKSK
- the fusA2 gene encoding Elongation factor G 2 (This domain includes the carboxyl terminal regions of Elongation factor G, elongation factor 2 and some tetracycline resistance proteins and adopt a ferredoxin-like fold; High confidence in function and specificity), yielding MKVYSTEMVRNLALVGHSGSGKTNLTEAMLFQTGATKKLGSVSDKNTLSDFSKEEMERGSSIGTSIIPIEWRNYKVNVIDTPGYLDFVGEAYGALRASEAVLMVVDATAGVEVGTERMWKYTEKIGMPRIVFVNKIDGENVNFRRLMEELENAFGKKVVPFSIPIGEGENFIGVTDVIFQKGFKYVNGAPEEIELTHDQVKATERIYEEIAEVAAGSDEVLMEKYFSGEKFTREDLLRGVTSALLSGEAVPLLVGSGEKGIGIDILLNTIVNYMPAPNDERAHLGFRVEEGEPKKVSADEPFSSVIFKTITDPFVGKISIFKVISGKITKNTALYNSTKDTNEKLGGLYAMRGKKQFEVEEIQAGDIGATTKLQESETGDTLCDKSNKIIYKKIKYPTPVLFYAIEPKTKGDEEKLSTSLRRLREEDPSFVIERNAETKQLTIGGQGQVQLDVILEKLKNTFGVEVNIIPFIIPYRETIRGTASVQGKHKKQSGGAGQYGDVWIRFEPIEEGFEFAEEVFGGSVPKNYFPAVEKGIIESKEKGVLAGYPVTNFKAVLYDGSYHDVDSNEISFKLAASLAFKKGMQEAKPVLLEPIMKVEVSIPDSYLGDVMGDMNKRRGRILGMDQQGDGSQILIAEAPQAEMFEYSIDLRAMTQGRGTFTMEFVRYEEVPANISEKIVAEANNKEE
- a CDS encoding hypothetical protein (High confidence in function and specificity), with protein sequence MKNFSFKDSIFPGFVLVLIIATISKFAESLIPQSVIGASVIALFIGMFINNYTGERTEFKKGISFTSKRVLKFAIILLGASLNVNTIFNVGRMSVYVMFFTLLTCFGGGYFVGKALGLNWKLSNLISAGTGICGGSAVAAIAPVIEAEDVDVAYAISATFIFDIFMIVLFPIAGRYMGLSDIAYGLWTGTAVNDTSSVVAAGYAFSEAAGDFATMVKLTRTLVIIPTVIIFAFINNHLKFKNSSAHKNVSVKVSDIFPWFIVGFLIMSVLHSVGIISVELSEVLKSISKFLMICALGAIGLNTRLSDMKKSGTAPMVHGFIISALVVIVAFVVEYAMGLI
- a CDS encoding LysR family transcriptional regulator (LysR transcriptional regulator; High confidence in function and specificity), giving the protein MDQRLITFLTLCKTMNYRVTAQKLHLTQPAVTKQIQSLERELDTKLFTYEKNKLKRSEDSYTLENYAVSFQFNYESLLHKLKHKGKQTLRIGITKTVGDIVILEPLKKYIENSDDDIELSVDNTDNLFKKLKDNKKDFLIVEGIFDKNAYDHFLYSREFFTGICSIKNKLANKKVNLKQIFDETILIREKGSGNRNLLETELNRCGYNIENFSRTINVSNINIIRELLLENLGITVGYDRIIHKMDDLATFEIEGVSRYHEFNIVSLKNTSGIKKAERFLDLKEK